Genomic DNA from Clostridium sp. BJN0013:
TAAATTTTACTTAAATCCAAACCTATACCTTTTTCCAACATCGCTTTACTTGCACCTCCAGTAAATTTGTTCTAATTTAATTTAAATTTCATATAACCATATACTATGTATTATAGAGTATATTGATAATATTTTCAATTAATTATATGATATTTCAGGATAACAACAGCTTACGCTGTAAATTTGTCAATAAAAAATTTTATTGACAAATTAAAAGTTCTAATTTATTATTTATTGTAAGCAAATAAACTGATGAATAAGAATAGTATTCTGGAATTATATGTTTTTAGAGAGTCGCAGTCTTGGTGGAATGCGATAACATTTATCTAGATGAATGGACTTATGAAGGCAGTCTGAAAGGATTTTTTCCAAGTAGGCACTGGCGGGAACTCTACCCGTTATCAAGTGAGCATGTATTATTATGTATATGAAAAGAGTGGGTAATTTTTTACCAATTTGGGTGGTATCGCAGGAGTAAAAGCTCTTGTCCCTTTTACTAGGGACAAGAGCTTTTTATATTCTTTAAAGTAAAATTTGAAAAGGGGGTTAAAATTAAATGAGTAAAGTACCTTATAGAGTTTATTTGTCAGAGGAGAAAATACCACATAAGTGGTACAATATTAGAGCTGATATGAAAGAACAACATGAGCCCTATATAAATCCAGGTACCATGAAAACTGCAAAAGTTGAAGATCTATATCCTGTATTTTGTGAAGAACTTGCAAAACAAGAAATAGATGATAAAACTAGATATGTAGATATTCCAGATGAAGTTCTTGATTTTTATAAAGTCTATCGTCCATCACCTCTTTGTCGGGTATATAATTTGGAAAAAGCACTTGGTACGCCTGCAAAGATTTACTACAAGTTTGAGGGAAATAATACCTCTGGCAGTCATAAGTTAAATTCTGCCGTAGCACAGGTTTATTATGCAAAGAAACAAAGGATTACTTCTCTTACTACAGAAACTGGAGCCGGTCAATGGGGTACAGCTTTATCTGAGGCTTGTGCATATTTTGAAGTACACTTAACAGTCTATATGGTTAAGGTATCTTCCCAGCAGAAGCCTTATCGAAAGGCAATTATGGAAACCTTTGGGGCAAAAGTTATTTCAAGTCCATCAGATACAACAGAAGCTGGACGCTCTATCCTTGCTAAGAATCCAAATACAGGAGGCAGTCTTGGTTGTGCTATTTTATAGCAGTTGAACCTGCTTCTTGTCCATCTCTTACTAGAGGAAAATATGCCTATGATTTTTGTGATACGGAAATGATCACTCCTCTGGCAAAGATGTATACATTAGGTTGTGAGTTTATTCCTTCTGCTAACCATGCAGGTGGGTTACGTTATCATGGTATGAGTCCGGTTCTTTCAAAGCTTTATCATGATGGATATATTGATGAAGCTCGTGCTGTAGAGCAGACAAAGATATTTGATGCTGTTGTATTGTTTGCAAAGTATGAAACAATATTACCTGCTCCAGAATCTTCCCATGCAATTCGTGTGGCTATTGATGAAGCACTTAAGTGTAAAGAAATAGGGGAGGCAAAGACAATTTTATTTGGTCTTACCGGAACAGGTTATTTTGATATGCAGGCATATATACAGTATAATGAAAATAGTACGTTTAAAATATGGGATTTATGTAAATATTTTTGCCTAAAACTTTTTGACAGTGACCTAAACTCATTTCTTAACACTTCTGTTTGAAATGTGATATTATTATTTTTAGGAGTAAGTCCCGATTCTAAAAATATGGCATGCTCTTTGGCTGTTCTCGTAAAAAACAAGTTTAATTCTAACGATTGTCTAACAAATTCACTGTTAGATAGCATAGTACAAGCTCCTTGTTAATTAATTCACTTACACTATATTAATGTTATATTATCTTTAGAATAGATATGGGTAATAAACTAAATTTGGACTCTATACTTCTGCTAACTTTGTGGAGAATCTTAGAAATATCTCGCGGGTTGTTCCTATATAATACTTTGACATAGTTAAATCGTTATATTCCGCATTTAAAACTTAACTATATACAAATAGTACCATAAATAAATTATTATTGAGACAGATAATTATATGTTTACATAAAAAAGTGAACATTATAAATTATTTGTAAGTCGTTCATATTTAGCCGCTTTTGATGTTTCCAAATTTGGGTATTCAACAACCTATTATTTATAAAGTTATATTGTAGCAAGAGACTTATTTGTAGGGCTTTGTATCCAATTTCCTTTATAATCATATCGTGAACCGTGGCAAGGACAATCCCAGGTTAATTCATCAGCATTCCAGTGAAGTTCACATCCTAAATGGGCACATTTGGTTGATACTGTAAAGACATTTCCATCATTATCTTTATAAACTCCAACCTTTTGATCCTTATAGTCCACAATTCCACCGTGACCTCTCTCAATATTTTTCAGATTTTCATCAGGAATATCTATCCTCTGTGCAATAAAGTTCTTTGCTGTTGTTATAAGATCCTTGGCAGCATTTTTCATAGATGTTGATATATCAAATCTTTCAGGTGAAAATATTTTTGAAAAGTCATTTTCCTTTTCAAGAATCATATCACTTATTATGATTGCAGCTGCCATTGAACTTGTCATTCCCCATTTTTTAAATCCTGTCTCAACATAAATATTAGGAGTTTTTGATGAGTAATGCCCTATGTAAGGTATATTATCTAAGGTCATACAATCTTGTGCCGACCAATGATATTTTTCCATGGAATTTGGATAAAACTTTTTGGCTGCTTTTCTTAATTTATCATAAGCTCCACCTTCCTCATTTTCACCAGTTCTTTGAGCTATGCCTCCAAGCAATAATAAGTTTTTATAATTTCTAAATGAATATGAGTTTTTATCAATGCCTATATACATTCCATTTACATTTTGGGCATTTTCTAAAGCTATAACATAAGATCTTTCCTGATGTATTCTCATAAAATAATAGCCTGGAGTATTTAAAAATGGATAATGTGTTGCTACCACTATTTTATTTGCTTTAATTTCTATCCCATCCTTTGTAACTACAGAATTTTCTTCGGTAATATCAAGTGCTGTTGTATTTTCATAAATAGTCAATTTTTCTGAAATTGGTTTTAAAAATTTAAGTGGATTAAACTGCGCTTGATTCTTAAATTTCAATGCCATTTTGACCTTAAAAGGAAGATTTACCTTATCCACTAATTCTGCATCTATTTCTAACTTCTTGGCTGCACTATATTCATTTTCAAGACTTTGAGTATTATCTAAAGAATACACATATGCATCCTTGTATTCAAAATTACAATCAATATTTTCTTCATCAATTATTTCCTTATATCTTTGTATTGCAAGTCCATTAGCCTTAGCATATTGCCTTGCTCCCTCTTTACCAAATTTTTTTATCAAATTATCATAAATTAAGTCGTGCTGGCATGTTATCTTTGCAGTTGTATTTTTTGTAACTCCGCTTGCAGTGGTTTTTGCGTCAATAACAACAACTTCTTTTCCGCTTTTGTTAAGCATATATGCTGTCAGAAGGCCAGCCATTCCAGCTCCTATTATAACAGTATCGCATTCTATATTTTTATTTAAAGCTTCTCTTTTTCTAAAATCGACCTCGGAATTCCATACACTTTCCATGTAAATCACCTCATACTTAATATTCCACTTTTTTTGCAATATATACAGATTTTTAGTATAAGATAGGTTGATTTAGGTTATAAATACTCAACTTTTTAACTCTCATCGGTCTGAAGGGACAATTTTTGTTCAAAATCTTGACTTTTTAAAATAACTGGTTATAATAAAGTTATATAAATCATACAAATCATACTTTTGATACAATACCAACAATGAATGGAGGAAATAATATGAAGCACCCAAATGACAAGTATGCGTGGACAGTAAAAATCGGTGAAAAAGGACAATTTGTTATCCCAAAAGAAGCCAGAGATATTTTTGATATCAATCCCGGCGATACCATTATAGTTCTTGCTGATAAGAAGAAAGGTATTGCTATACCCCCAAAATCACTGTTTACAAAACTGACCAAAACAATTTTTGACGGAGGCCTTCCGAAAAGAGAGGATGATGAAGAATGAGTGTACTTGAAGTAAAAAATCTGTGTAAGAAATACCCTGCTATTTTAAAGAATAATGCACAACTGTTACAAATTGAATTATATGAAAATACAGGAGGTTACTTATGAGAAAAAATTATTTGGATAATATTCGTTGGGGTATTATCATATTAGTTGTTATTTATCATGTAGTATACATTTTCAATAGTGTGGGAGTAATATCTAATATCGGGGTAAAGGGAATACCACAGATGGATGTAATACTGTATTTTATATATCCATGGTTTATGGCTTGTTTATTTTTAGTAGGAGGAATATCTGCACGTTATTCTTTACAAAAGAGAACCGGAAAACAATTTGTAAAAGAGCGTGTCAAAAGGTTGTTAGTGCCTTCAATTGCAGGTATTTTTATTTTGGGTTGGATAAGTGGTTATGTCACAAATCATTATGTAGATATGTTTGGTGGTAAAGGAAATCTTATTCCAAGTTTTATAAAATATCTGATTTATTCACTTTGCGGAATAGGACCTTTGTGGTTTGCACATGAATTATTTTTAGCGTCTATGATATTGTTGCTATTTAGAAAATTTGACAAAGACGATAAATTATGGAAAATCTGCAAAAAAGTAAATATGGTAATTATCTTACTGTTGTTCTTTGCAGTATGGGGAAGTTCTTTCATTTTAAATACACCTCTTATTACTGTATATCGCAATGGTATCTATATTTTTATGTTTTTACTCGGATATTATGTTTTTTCACATGATGAAGTGCAGGAAAGACTGAAAAAATGGCATTTACCACTTTTAATTTCCGCAGTTATTTGTGGAATTGCTTATACAATTTATTATTATGGAGATAATTATACCACACCAGCCTGTTTACAAAGTGCATTTACTAATTTTTATCTATGGATAATTATTCTTGCAATTTTAGGCTGTGGAAAGGCATGGTTTAATGGAACAAATCACTTTACAGAATATATGAACAAAAGAACCTTCGGAATATATGTGTTGCATTATCCAGTTTTAATAATGAGTGCATATTTGTTAACCACATATTTGCAATTACCAATGCTGTTATATTATTTTATTTTATTAGTCATTGAGATTATGGCAATGCCTTTTCTATATGAAATAATAAGCCATATCCCTGTGCTAAGTTTCTTGCTTTTAGGAATATCAAAGCATTCTAGTTAGAAAGAGTAAATAATGTGTATTATTTGTATATTATTAAGTTATTGGAGGTTGTTCAAATGTCAAATCTTACCCTGCCCAAAATTCTTGTAATTTCTACTTCATATTCTGCATCTGCTTTATCTGCTGCTGTTGGATTTAGCGTAACTAGTTCATATACTATATCTCCTAGTTATAGTGTATATTTATCATCATAATGACTATTTGATATGATATAATGTTTATAAGGGCATAAATATTTTTTAGATAGCCACCTCCCAGGTTTTTATCTCTCATAAAGAGGTCATTGCGGTAATCGACAGCAGAGGAGGTGGCGGCATGAGTGGATATATTATTATTACAGCTATGGCATGTGTTACTATAGTTGGTATAGTGGGTATTTTTTCTATACTTGCATACTTAAAAGAAAGAGCTATTCTTAAGTATAAGAATAACTCTAGTGTTAACGATAATGAAATTTCAATTACCGTTGATGATAATAAAGATAAAAACTCAAAAAATTAAAATGCACCCTCCGAAAGTGCATTTTAATTAAATCTAAAAAGTAATATATGTAAAACCGCAATGGCTTCTTTTAAATATATTATACCACAAATATCTTAAGATTAAACTTAAAATATTTACATATTCACTGTTATCAATATTTATTATACTAACTTTTATTAATTTTTTTCATATATTCATTTAAAATTAAATCTAATTTTTGACTTTCATTAATTATTTTAGGACTAGATAAATTTTCACTTTGCTTCATTTCCTGTTTCAATAGCTCCCGTTGTTTTTCTAATTCTTTTAGTAACTTGACTTTTTTCACAAAACATCTCCTTTTATAAAGGTTATTAAAATGCTATTAAAAAGCTAGAGGAATTATCTATAAGTATTAATTCCTCTAATTCAATTTAAAATGGGGTAATACCCTTATATATTGAGTTTTGGATAAATAAGTTAATAGAGCTTTGTTCACCGAATCCAAAAGAAATTTTTGATAAAAGGGTAAGTTTTTCTACTAGGCTTATGCTTGTTTATAATATGGGATTAATACCAGAACAACTATATATTAATATTAAGAAATTTAATACACTTAGAAGTAAATATACGCACAATCTTGATTATGATTATCAGGTAACAGTTACTTTTTGTACTTTTCCATCTTTTATCTTTATAATTCTATCCGCTTTACTTGCTATATTTTCATCGTGGGTTACAATAATAAAAGTTGTATCAAATTTGCTATTTATACTTCTAAATAAATTATATATCTCCCTGGCATTAGTAGAATCTAAATTTCCTGTAGGTTCATCTGCTAAAATTATTTTAGGTTTATTCATAAGTGCCCTAGCTATAGCCACCCTTTGCTGCTCTCCTCCAGATAAATCATAAACATTCTTTTTTCTAAGATCTGCAATACCTACTAAATCCAGGAGCTCCTTCGCCCTATCTTTGGCCTTTTTTCCACAAAAAAAACGTTTTATTCTATAAGGCATAAGCACATTTTCTATAGTATTAAATTCAGGAAGAAGATAATGAAACTGAAAAATAAACCCTATGGTGGTATTTCTAAAAGAAGCCAAGGACCTTCTCCCCATATCTTTTATAGTCTTCCCTTGAATGTATACCTGACCTTCTGTAGGATTATCTAAAATACCCATTATATTTAATAAAGTAGTTTTTCCACTTCCTGATGCCCCTATTATGGAATTAAAAGAACCCTCCGGTATAGATAAGTTAATATCATATAAAACTTTATTTTTAATTCTCCCCCCAAAAACTTTACTAACATTTTTAAGTTCAATAATATTATCCATTTTTTATTACCTCCACAGGATTAAGTCTAAAAGATTTAAGTGCAGGGAAAAATGCTGCAAAAGTTGAAGCAGCTATGTCAATAGCACAAGATAACTTAATAAATCTATAGTTTACAACTATATCAACTAAAGGTAATCCTTTAGAATTAACTATATACCTATTGAATCCTTTTATATAAATCCATGTAAAAAATAACCCTAATGCCATACCTAATACTCCTAGAATAAATGCCTGTACAAAAAATATAAAACCTGCACTGCTATCCCTTATTCCCATAGCTTTTAATATTCCTATCTGTTTATATTTTTGAACTACACTTATACCAAGTATACTTATGATGCTAAGAACAGCTGCAAGAAGTACAAAAAATTGGATTATAAGAGTACAAATTTTTTGACCAATCATGCCACTGGCTAAAAACTGATTTTGATCTTTCCAGTTTTGAACCTTTAAGTTTTCATCAGAAAGTACTTTTTCTATAGCTTTTGCCTCTAAGTCCGCATTATATATATCCTTCACTCCTATTTCTATAGAAGTAACTTTATCACCAAAACCAATCAACTGCTGCACTGCAGTTAAATCTGTAATAATCCAGGTAACATTTATCTTAGAAGCACCTAAATCAAAAAACCCTACTACATTCAAAGTTAATTTTTTTCTGCTTATAGTAAATATGTCAATATTATCTCCTAATTTAAGACCTAATTTTTCTTTTAAGTCTTTTCCTATAATAACTTGTCCAACATTTTCATACATCTTTCCCTCATATATATTATATTTCATACCATATAATGCACTTACATCTTCAGGAATAAAGCCTCTCACCTGAACTGGCTGATTTGCATTTTCAAGCTTGATAAAAGCCTGACAATCAGCCACAGGTGCCACATGATTTACATTTGAATCTCCATTTATAATTTTGCTTTTTTTATCCTGCCAATTTTCAATACCTCCACTATGAGAGTAAACTGTAACCTGAGAGGAGTCCGCAATAATTTTATTTAAAATGGTATTTTCAAGTCCACTGCTTAAAAGCCCTATAAAAATCTGAACAGAAACCCCCACGGCTATGCCAAGTATTATAACAAAAGTCTGTATTTTACTGTGTTTTAAAAATTTCCAGGCTATTTTAAATGCTGCAAACATTATAACCTCCTAATTTACATTTATTATTTCATATCTAAAAGTATAGAAAAACCTATTTTTTAGATACCTTAGCTATAATTATAGCTAATATTTATAAAGCCAACAACAAATATAAAAATAATTATGAAGTCTAAATAATAATATCATTTTTTTGTATACAAATGTGTTAAAATAAAGTAAATATTATAAATTTAAGATAGAATAGAGGGGAAAAATTCGATAAAGCATTTAAGGAAGAAATAGTTGCAAGAATATTAGCTGGTGAAATAACGACAAGTTTAATGGCGAAGGAATTAGGTGTACATTACAAGAGTCATAGAATCTATGGTTCACCTCAGATAACTAAAAATCTACCTGATGATCAAAAAGCCAGTAAAGGGCGTGTAGCCAGATTGATGAAGGTACACGCGCTCTAAAGTGTCAAGGAAATATAAAGCGACCACAAATTCAAAGCATAATCTAACATTCTCAACAGGAATTTTACAGCTAAAAAACCCAATCAAAAATGGGTATCGGATATAACCTACATCTCAACAAAGGAAGGTTGGCTTTATCTTGCTGGTGTAATGGGTCTATATGGCCGCTGGCTTGTAGGTTGGGCTACGGATAGCCATATGAGAACTAAACTTATGGGACTAACCCTTACCTTAGGAAGATTGTTGTGAACTATGTTTGAATGGCATTAAACTTTTGATTATGGCCTCTTCCTGTTGTTGTGTTATTGTTCCGTTCTTTACAAGAGTATCAAATTTTTGTTTGAAAAATGCATTTAGGTTGTCAATATGTTCTTTTCTACAGGAACGAAATAAATTTTCCACTTCTGTCTTTTGGTCTTTAGTTATTGTTCCGTTGTTTACTAATTCATCCAATCCGTTATTGATAGAACTTCTAAAATTTTTTCCCTGCTTTTTGGAAGAGGAGATTACTTTCTTTATGGAAGATTCCTGTTCTTTGGTTAAGGTACCATTTTTGACTAGAGTATCTAATTTATTCTTTGAACATTTATGATTTTTTTTCATAAATTTATGAAAATCATTGGATTTTATTAAGTCCAGTGCTGCATTTTCTTGCTGGGCAGTTATGATATTATTTTTTACCAGTTCATCAAGGCGGGACTTGTAATCCAAATGTTTATGATCATTATTTTTTGATGGTGTGGTGATTTCATTTACTGTAGATACATTTTTAGTTGATGAAGCATTAACTGTGATGCAATTAATATTTAATGAAGTTAAAATAGTTAGAACAGTTATTATTTTAATATTCTTTTTTAACATTTTATTCCCCTCCTAAAATATATTTTTTTATAGTTTGCCAATTTATTTGGTAATTATTCGTCATATATAGTAGGGGGCTTCACTTTTATAGAAGCAAAATTTTGTAGAGTATTTATGAATGAAAATTTAGAGACTTTTATTATTTAATAATTGACACATTATAATACAATTAGTATAATGTATTACGACGTGTAAAATATAAATAATATGAAATTTTAAAAATCAATAAACTAGGTTCTTATCAAGAGAGGTGGAGGGACTGGCCCTATGAAACCCAACAACCGGCATTTATTTTAATATGTATCGGTGTTAATTCCTGCAGAGTTAATTTTATACTCTGAAAGATGAGAAAAGTGGCCGTTTTATAAAAGTTTGGGATATTAAAAGCTATTTTTCTTAAATAAGAAAAATAGCTTTTTTAATTATTTAAATCAATTGAAGGGAGGGTGTTTTATGAAATGATAAAAGTTAAAAATCTATACAAGAAGTTTAATGAGCTTACAGTTTTAAAGGGTATTAACCTGGAAATAAAAAAGGGGGAGGTTATTGCAATAATAGGTCCCTCTGGTACAGGTAAATCGACTTTGTTAAGATGCATAAATTATTTAGAAACTCCAGACAAGGGTACCATAGAAATAGGAAAATTAAAAATAGACTTTGAAAAAATAACTAAAAAGCAAATACATGAATTGAGGAAGCATACATCCATGGTATTTCAAAGTTATAATCTTTTTAATAATAAAACAGCAATAGAAAATATTATGGAACATTTAACTATAGTAAAAAAAATAAATAAAATTGAAGCTGAGAAAATAGCAATGGATATATTGAGACAGGTTGGATTGGTGGATAAAAGAGATTATTATCCATCCAAGTTATCAGGCGGCCAGCAGCAAAGAGTTGGCATAGGCAGGGCTATGGCTGTGAATCCAGATATAATGTTATTTGATGAACCTACATCTGCTTTAGATCCTGAATTGGTTGGAGAAGTGCTGGATGTTATAAAAAAACTTGCTGAAAAAGATACCACAATGATTATTGTAACCCACGAAATGAGATTTGCTAAAGAAGCAGCAGATAGAGTCATGTTTATGGACAGCGGAAGTATAGTAGAAGAAGGGACTCCGCAGGAGGTATTTGATAATCCTAAGAATCCAAGAACTATAAAATTTTTGAAACAGGTTCAATTTAACTAAATGTGAAACTTAAATTCATATTG
This window encodes:
- a CDS encoding ABC transporter permease, with translation MFAAFKIAWKFLKHSKIQTFVIILGIAVGVSVQIFIGLLSSGLENTILNKIIADSSQVTVYSHSGGIENWQDKKSKIINGDSNVNHVAPVADCQAFIKLENANQPVQVRGFIPEDVSALYGMKYNIYEGKMYENVGQVIIGKDLKEKLGLKLGDNIDIFTISRKKLTLNVVGFFDLGASKINVTWIITDLTAVQQLIGFGDKVTSIEIGVKDIYNADLEAKAIEKVLSDENLKVQNWKDQNQFLASGMIGQKICTLIIQFFVLLAAVLSIISILGISVVQKYKQIGILKAMGIRDSSAGFIFFVQAFILGVLGMALGLFFTWIYIKGFNRYIVNSKGLPLVDIVVNYRFIKLSCAIDIAASTFAAFFPALKSFRLNPVEVIKNG
- a CDS encoding AbrB/MazE/SpoVT family DNA-binding domain-containing protein, which gives rise to MKHPNDKYAWTVKIGEKGQFVIPKEARDIFDINPGDTIIVLADKKKGIAIPPKSLFTKLTKTIFDGGLPKREDDEE
- a CDS encoding Spo0E family sporulation regulatory protein-aspartic acid phosphatase; this translates as MKKVKLLKELEKQRELLKQEMKQSENLSSPKIINESQKLDLILNEYMKKINKS
- a CDS encoding amino acid ABC transporter ATP-binding protein — translated: MIKVKNLYKKFNELTVLKGINLEIKKGEVIAIIGPSGTGKSTLLRCINYLETPDKGTIEIGKLKIDFEKITKKQIHELRKHTSMVFQSYNLFNNKTAIENIMEHLTIVKKINKIEAEKIAMDILRQVGLVDKRDYYPSKLSGGQQQRVGIGRAMAVNPDIMLFDEPTSALDPELVGEVLDVIKKLAEKDTTMIIVTHEMRFAKEAADRVMFMDSGSIVEEGTPQEVFDNPKNPRTIKFLKQVQFN
- a CDS encoding FAD-dependent oxidoreductase — translated: MESVWNSEVDFRKREALNKNIECDTVIIGAGMAGLLTAYMLNKSGKEVVVIDAKTTASGVTKNTTAKITCQHDLIYDNLIKKFGKEGARQYAKANGLAIQRYKEIIDEENIDCNFEYKDAYVYSLDNTQSLENEYSAAKKLEIDAELVDKVNLPFKVKMALKFKNQAQFNPLKFLKPISEKLTIYENTTALDITEENSVVTKDGIEIKANKIVVATHYPFLNTPGYYFMRIHQERSYVIALENAQNVNGMYIGIDKNSYSFRNYKNLLLLGGIAQRTGENEEGGAYDKLRKAAKKFYPNSMEKYHWSAQDCMTLDNIPYIGHYSSKTPNIYVETGFKKWGMTSSMAAAIIISDMILEKENDFSKIFSPERFDISTSMKNAAKDLITTAKNFIAQRIDIPDENLKNIERGHGGIVDYKDQKVGVYKDNDGNVFTVSTKCAHLGCELHWNADELTWDCPCHGSRYDYKGNWIQSPTNKSLATI
- a CDS encoding acyltransferase; translated protein: MRKNYLDNIRWGIIILVVIYHVVYIFNSVGVISNIGVKGIPQMDVILYFIYPWFMACLFLVGGISARYSLQKRTGKQFVKERVKRLLVPSIAGIFILGWISGYVTNHYVDMFGGKGNLIPSFIKYLIYSLCGIGPLWFAHELFLASMILLLFRKFDKDDKLWKICKKVNMVIILLLFFAVWGSSFILNTPLITVYRNGIYIFMFLLGYYVFSHDEVQERLKKWHLPLLISAVICGIAYTIYYYGDNYTTPACLQSAFTNFYLWIIILAILGCGKAWFNGTNHFTEYMNKRTFGIYVLHYPVLIMSAYLLTTYLQLPMLLYYFILLVIEIMAMPFLYEIISHIPVLSFLLLGISKHSS
- a CDS encoding ABC transporter ATP-binding protein, whose product is MDNIIELKNVSKVFGGRIKNKVLYDINLSIPEGSFNSIIGASGSGKTTLLNIMGILDNPTEGQVYIQGKTIKDMGRRSLASFRNTTIGFIFQFHYLLPEFNTIENVLMPYRIKRFFCGKKAKDRAKELLDLVGIADLRKKNVYDLSGGEQQRVAIARALMNKPKIILADEPTGNLDSTNAREIYNLFRSINSKFDTTFIIVTHDENIASKADRIIKIKDGKVQKVTVT
- a CDS encoding DUF2935 domain-containing protein gives rise to the protein MLSNSEFVRQSLELNLFFTRTAKEHAIFLESGLTPKNNNITFQTEVLRNEFRSLSKSFRQKYLHKSHILNVLFSLYCIYACISK